A genome region from Pseudomonas sp. N3-W includes the following:
- a CDS encoding non-ribosomal peptide synthetase — MFDNSSLRGATSAQPGVLSEKTPAQPFDEQLCVHGLFEAQVLRNPDAIAARFERDALSYGELNIRANRLAHHLRSLGVGPDVRVGLCLERSLQMLVGVLAVLKAGGAYVPLDPAYPQARLAHMLADSAPLVVLTHGPARAALLATLETSATAPTVLDLDDASPWAQQSPDNPQADAVGLTPRHLAYVIYTSGSTGTPKGVMVEHRGLIAVSAAWEKLYALGGPLNHLQMAGFSFDVFSADLIRALGFGGTLVLCPRESLMDPAALYRLLSDAQIGFADFVPAVLNALLAWVEAAGHDLRFMRTVVCGSDIWTAHSARQLRTLCGEQVQIVQAYGVTEASIDSTCFEFTAQRQVDGVLPIGRALANTRIYLLDDSGEPVPVGVAGELHIGGVGVARGYLNLPQLTAERFIDSPFVAGERLYRSGDLARYRADGNLEFLGRNDFQAKLRGLRLELGEIEAALLQVDGVRECLVLLRQDTPGEPRLVAYYLQKADAALSPRSLREQLQLSLPDYMLPSAFVRLDALPLTGNGKVDRGALPAPQADAFDQRDYQAPQGPLETALGAIWAEVLGVERVGRDDQFFALGGHSLLVMRVLAQVRHTLGLEVPPSALFAAPVLAQFAERLALSRDTVRVAITAVERTGAQTLSSAQQRLWFLAQMEGGNAAYHMPLNLRLRGPLHVAALERSFNQLVARHEALRTTFIAVEGEGRQQVAPPAHSIKLAVTDLQGLGDAEARLIGLIDEEGARPFDLSRGPLMRVSLVRLADDEHVLLLTQHHIVSDGWSMGVLTRELGQLYEAALQDQDDPLPPLPVQYVDYAVWQRQWLSGEVLAQQSRYWRDTLSGAPVLLELPADHKRPAVQDYLGGFVPLVFDRALTARLKTLGLQQGTTLFMNLLAGWSLLLSRLSGQADVVIGVPSANRSQQELEGLIGFFVNTLALRMTQSGTPSVTQWLQQARRVALDAQEHQDLPFEQVVELLNPPRSLAHSPLFQVLFAWEQDQGSDLALSGLDISPVESSHHVAKFDLQLALSERDGQIVGGLEYASGLFERDTVAQFGEYLRRVLTQMVEDSEQPLSTIKLLSAEQQQQIVHQWNRTERDTTAMPGCVARFEAVARHTPEAVALLAVGQQLSYGELNQAANRLAHYLIEQGVRPEHRVGLCLERSPQMVIGLLAILKAGAAYVPFDPAYPGERLAFMFSDAAPTLLLTQAALRDGLPLSESGLKTCCLDTDAEQWANGPDTDPQVAVSPDNLAYVLYTSGSTGRPKGVAHSHRALDNLIAWQLDQTTAPRRVLQFASLNFDVSFQEISSTLCQGASLLLMTEDSRKDLAALRPTLVAEGVQRAFLPFAVLQQLAGLTEADAPIPAGGCEIVTAGEALQINDELRGFVRGLGAAQLHNQYGPTETHVVSQFSLSCSDAEHWPDAPPIGRPIANARLYVLDDHLNPVPVGVAGELYMAGACLARGYLNRPDLTAERFVPDPFSNEPGARMYRSGDLAKFQADGNVQYLGRIDQQVKLRGFRIELGEIDSLLQQQAGVHQAAVLLREDVAGDKRLVAYVVGPASSEALRAELQRHLPEHMIPSAWMSLANLPLTRNGKLDRQALPAPERSAGAAYVAPRDDVERHMAEIWAEVLKCERVGLHDNFFDLGGHSLLATRMIYAINQRMGAQLSLSSLFQTPVLMDLAAQVRAALEHEIRIEPAFCEIEADRAARHAPFPLTDIQQAYWFGREATVSLGGVSAHGYEELRIPDFDAGRFEQALNRMIQRHDMLRVVFLSDGTQQVLEQVPSYCMPRSDLRGLPADIAQRTLEATRERQSHQVLDASRWPLFEFSLSLLDDGITHLHISLDALIVDAASTQILARELMAFYVDPALVLPEPGLTFRDYVLAEHQLRSGSRYEQALGYWRERVTTLAPAPDLPLVRQPDSIANPHFTRRDRDMSAAQWTQLKAVAKQFAVTPSVMLLTAFSEVLALWSRTPRFTLSLPLFNRLPLHPDVDEIIGDFTSLVLLEVSIAGAKSFTDKARAVQAQLWQDIDHSVVSGVRVLRELSQARGVQQTAMPIVFNSTLSEAAPELAEFNLADALNARHMHSITQTPQVWLDHTLLELEGRLLFNWDSIDELFPDGMIGQMFDAYNALLDRLADPVSWGASTPQLLPLARLPAPVDSHASLPLMHQLFERQALAIPDALAVIGARHLTYAQLREEARQLGARLQAQGVVPNRLVAVVMERGWEQVVATLAILYAGGAYLPIDPTLPAERMRHILLRAEVSLALTQPTLLGKLEWPAQVNAIAVIDAPTVDHLPLQPVQVTPTDLAYVIYTSGSTGLPKGVVIDHRGAVNTLLDINRRFAVGPTDRVLAISSLSFDLSVYDFFGTLAVGAAVVMLEPQLALDPAHWMALIERHQVSLWNSVPALLGMLLEYVEGEGGQLPACLRLAMLSGDWIPLTLPERVWTLQPHLQLISLGGATEASIWSICYPVQTVDPAWRSIPYGKALDHQRFYVLDEALQVRPTWVAGQLYIGGIGLAQGYWRDETLSAGSFFAHPLTGERLYRTGDLGRLLPDGNIEFLGREDNQVKVQGYRIELGEIEAALNRHPGVQSAVVRILGSTLGEKRLAGYVLKADPALQASDFTEYLADKLPAYMLPSSFTFVEAWPLSSNGKVDKKRLPEPSPVQASGPALVVEGAQEQQLVEIVQGVLKHDSIAGNANLLNLGATSIDIVRISNALSGALQFRPHVAQLLAQPTLLHLLGMYRQSLAHQDLVSSAQQRASSPEEVIEDPQQRAQFKAEQRGRRTFAPTVPVLELTVPQAPAFARRFSDYRSVRQYGAQPIATQAFTELLAALAQGHLDGEVKYQFPSAGGLYPIQAYVYVKPGRVAGVPGGAWYYDPRQHRLLATGSGLLDPDSYDYFVNRPVYENAAFSLFFIADMAAIRPLYGERSRDFCHIEAGAMAQLLTMTAVEQGLGLCGVGSIEEQQLPALFDLGPSHQLIYSMVGGLRTADEQHRTRIEAFTPDESADDSDMEEIEV; from the coding sequence ATGTTCGACAACTCTTCCTTGCGCGGGGCGACCTCCGCGCAGCCCGGCGTTTTATCCGAAAAAACACCGGCACAGCCCTTTGACGAACAGCTGTGCGTGCACGGCTTGTTCGAAGCCCAGGTGCTGCGCAACCCCGACGCCATTGCCGCACGGTTTGAGCGTGATGCGCTGAGCTATGGCGAGCTGAACATCCGCGCCAACCGCCTGGCCCATCACTTGCGTAGCCTTGGTGTCGGGCCGGACGTGCGGGTCGGGTTATGCCTGGAGCGCTCGCTGCAGATGCTGGTCGGCGTGCTCGCGGTGCTCAAGGCCGGTGGCGCTTATGTGCCGCTGGACCCGGCGTACCCGCAGGCGCGGCTGGCGCATATGCTGGCCGACAGCGCGCCGTTGGTGGTGCTGACCCACGGTCCGGCGCGTGCCGCCTTGCTGGCGACGCTTGAAACGTCGGCCACCGCGCCGACGGTACTGGATCTGGACGACGCCAGCCCCTGGGCGCAGCAATCGCCGGACAATCCCCAGGCCGATGCGGTTGGGCTGACGCCTCGGCATCTGGCCTACGTGATCTACACCTCGGGCTCCACCGGCACCCCCAAAGGCGTGATGGTCGAGCATCGCGGGCTGATCGCCGTCAGCGCCGCCTGGGAAAAACTCTACGCCTTGGGCGGGCCGCTCAATCACCTGCAAATGGCCGGTTTTTCCTTCGACGTGTTCAGCGCCGACCTGATCCGCGCGCTGGGTTTTGGCGGCACGCTGGTGCTGTGCCCGCGTGAATCGCTGATGGACCCGGCGGCGTTGTATCGCTTGTTGAGCGACGCGCAGATCGGCTTTGCCGACTTCGTGCCGGCGGTGCTCAATGCGCTGCTGGCCTGGGTGGAGGCGGCTGGTCACGACCTGAGGTTCATGCGCACCGTGGTCTGCGGTTCGGACATCTGGACTGCGCACAGCGCCCGGCAATTGCGCACGCTGTGTGGCGAGCAGGTGCAGATCGTCCAGGCCTATGGCGTCACCGAAGCGAGCATCGACAGCACCTGTTTCGAATTCACCGCCCAGCGCCAGGTCGACGGCGTGCTGCCCATCGGCCGGGCGCTGGCCAATACCCGTATCTACCTGCTCGACGATTCGGGCGAACCGGTTCCCGTGGGCGTCGCGGGCGAGCTGCACATCGGTGGTGTCGGTGTCGCACGGGGTTATCTGAACCTGCCGCAACTGACCGCCGAACGCTTTATCGACAGCCCGTTCGTGGCCGGCGAACGTCTGTACCGCAGCGGCGATCTGGCGCGTTATCGGGCTGACGGCAATCTTGAATTCCTCGGGCGTAACGACTTCCAGGCCAAACTGCGCGGCCTGCGTCTGGAACTGGGGGAAATCGAGGCAGCGCTGCTGCAGGTTGACGGCGTGCGTGAATGCCTGGTGCTGTTGCGTCAGGACACGCCCGGTGAGCCGCGACTGGTTGCCTATTACCTGCAAAAAGCCGACGCGGCGCTCAGCCCGCGTTCACTGCGCGAGCAACTGCAACTCAGCCTGCCGGATTACATGCTGCCCAGCGCATTCGTGCGTCTGGACGCGCTGCCGCTGACCGGCAACGGCAAGGTCGATCGCGGCGCATTGCCGGCACCGCAGGCCGACGCCTTCGATCAGCGCGACTATCAGGCACCGCAAGGCCCGCTGGAAACCGCACTCGGCGCCATCTGGGCCGAGGTGCTGGGGGTCGAGCGAGTTGGGCGCGACGATCAGTTCTTCGCCCTCGGCGGCCACTCGTTGCTGGTGATGCGCGTACTGGCTCAGGTTCGCCACACGCTGGGGCTGGAAGTGCCACCTTCGGCGCTGTTCGCCGCCCCGGTGCTCGCGCAGTTCGCCGAGCGCCTGGCACTCAGCCGGGACACGGTTCGCGTGGCGATCACGGCGGTTGAACGCACGGGCGCGCAAACGTTGTCGTCTGCCCAGCAACGCCTGTGGTTTCTGGCGCAAATGGAGGGTGGCAACGCGGCGTATCACATGCCCTTGAACCTGCGTTTGCGCGGCCCCTTGCACGTGGCGGCCCTCGAACGCAGCTTCAATCAACTGGTGGCGCGCCATGAAGCGCTGCGCACCACGTTCATTGCCGTCGAAGGCGAAGGGCGGCAGCAAGTGGCGCCGCCTGCGCACAGCATCAAGCTGGCGGTAACTGATCTACAGGGGCTTGGCGATGCCGAGGCGCGCCTCATCGGTTTGATCGACGAGGAGGGCGCCAGGCCGTTCGACCTGAGCCGTGGCCCGCTGATGCGCGTCAGTCTGGTACGGCTGGCGGACGATGAGCATGTGCTGCTGCTGACCCAACACCACATCGTTTCCGATGGCTGGTCGATGGGCGTACTGACCCGCGAACTGGGCCAGTTGTACGAAGCCGCGTTGCAGGATCAGGACGATCCGCTGCCGCCGCTGCCCGTGCAGTATGTCGATTACGCCGTGTGGCAACGCCAGTGGCTGAGCGGTGAAGTGCTGGCGCAGCAAAGCCGCTATTGGCGCGATACGCTCAGCGGTGCGCCGGTGCTGCTGGAACTGCCGGCTGATCACAAGCGCCCTGCGGTGCAGGATTATCTGGGCGGTTTCGTGCCGCTGGTGTTCGATCGCGCCTTGACCGCTCGCCTGAAAACGCTGGGCTTGCAGCAGGGCACCACGCTGTTCATGAATCTGCTGGCCGGCTGGTCGCTGTTGTTATCGCGCTTGTCGGGGCAAGCCGACGTGGTGATCGGCGTACCGTCGGCCAACCGCAGCCAGCAGGAACTGGAAGGGTTGATCGGTTTTTTCGTCAACACCCTGGCCCTGCGCATGACCCAGAGCGGCACGCCGTCGGTGACGCAATGGCTGCAACAGGCGCGCCGCGTCGCGCTGGACGCCCAGGAACATCAGGACCTGCCGTTCGAGCAGGTGGTGGAACTGCTCAACCCGCCGCGCAGCCTGGCCCACAGTCCGCTGTTCCAGGTGCTGTTTGCCTGGGAGCAGGATCAGGGCTCGGACCTGGCGTTGTCCGGGCTGGACATCAGCCCGGTCGAGAGCAGCCATCATGTCGCCAAGTTCGATTTGCAACTGGCGCTCAGCGAGCGCGACGGGCAAATCGTCGGCGGCCTGGAATACGCCTCGGGGCTGTTCGAGCGCGACACCGTGGCGCAGTTCGGCGAGTACCTGCGCCGGGTGCTGACGCAGATGGTCGAGGACAGCGAACAGCCGTTATCGACGATCAAGCTGCTGAGCGCCGAACAACAGCAACAGATCGTCCACCAGTGGAACCGCACCGAGCGCGACACCACGGCCATGCCCGGTTGCGTGGCGCGTTTTGAAGCGGTGGCCCGGCACACGCCCGAGGCGGTGGCGCTGCTCGCCGTCGGCCAACAACTGAGTTACGGCGAGCTGAATCAGGCCGCCAACCGCCTCGCGCATTACCTGATCGAGCAAGGCGTACGCCCCGAGCACCGGGTGGGGCTGTGCCTGGAGCGCTCGCCGCAGATGGTCATTGGCCTGCTGGCGATTCTCAAGGCCGGCGCGGCCTACGTGCCGTTCGACCCGGCGTATCCGGGAGAGCGTCTGGCGTTCATGTTCAGCGATGCCGCACCGACCTTGCTACTGACTCAGGCCGCACTGCGTGACGGTCTGCCGTTGAGTGAAAGCGGGCTGAAGACCTGTTGCCTGGACACCGATGCCGAGCAATGGGCAAATGGTCCGGACACCGATCCGCAAGTGGCGGTGAGCCCCGATAATCTGGCCTACGTGCTTTACACCTCCGGTTCCACTGGCCGTCCCAAGGGCGTGGCCCACAGTCACCGGGCGCTGGATAACCTGATCGCCTGGCAACTCGACCAGACCACGGCGCCGCGCCGGGTGCTGCAATTTGCCTCGCTGAACTTCGACGTGTCGTTCCAGGAAATCAGCAGCACCCTGTGCCAGGGCGCCAGCTTGCTGCTGATGACCGAAGACAGCCGTAAAGACCTTGCCGCCCTGCGTCCGACCCTGGTGGCCGAAGGCGTGCAGCGGGCGTTCCTGCCTTTTGCCGTGTTGCAGCAACTGGCCGGCCTGACCGAAGCCGATGCGCCGATACCGGCCGGTGGCTGCGAGATCGTCACGGCGGGTGAAGCGCTGCAAATCAACGATGAACTGCGCGGCTTTGTCCGTGGCCTCGGCGCTGCGCAACTGCACAACCAGTACGGCCCGACCGAAACCCATGTGGTCAGCCAGTTCAGCCTGTCGTGCAGCGATGCCGAGCACTGGCCGGACGCGCCGCCGATTGGACGCCCCATCGCCAATGCCCGGCTGTACGTGCTGGACGACCACCTGAACCCGGTGCCGGTCGGCGTGGCGGGTGAGTTGTACATGGCCGGCGCGTGCCTGGCGCGGGGTTATCTGAACCGCCCGGACCTGACCGCCGAACGTTTTGTGCCGGACCCGTTCAGCAACGAACCCGGCGCACGAATGTACCGCAGCGGCGACCTGGCGAAGTTCCAGGCCGACGGCAACGTGCAGTACCTGGGACGCATCGACCAGCAGGTCAAACTGCGCGGTTTCCGTATCGAACTCGGCGAGATCGACAGCCTGCTGCAACAGCAAGCCGGCGTGCACCAGGCCGCCGTGCTGCTGCGCGAAGACGTGGCGGGGGACAAACGGCTGGTGGCTTACGTGGTCGGCCCGGCGTCCAGCGAAGCCCTGCGCGCCGAGCTGCAACGGCATCTGCCGGAACACATGATCCCGAGTGCCTGGATGTCGCTGGCGAACTTGCCGCTGACCCGCAACGGCAAGCTCGACCGTCAGGCGCTGCCCGCGCCGGAACGCAGCGCCGGGGCCGCGTATGTGGCACCGCGCGACGACGTCGAGCGGCACATGGCCGAGATCTGGGCCGAAGTGCTCAAGTGCGAGCGGGTCGGCTTGCACGACAACTTCTTCGACCTGGGCGGGCATTCGCTTTTGGCGACGCGGATGATCTACGCGATCAACCAGCGCATGGGCGCGCAACTGTCCCTGAGCAGCCTGTTCCAGACCCCGGTACTGATGGACCTGGCGGCGCAGGTGCGGGCCGCTCTTGAGCACGAGATCCGCATCGAACCGGCCTTCTGCGAGATCGAAGCGGACCGCGCCGCCCGGCATGCGCCATTTCCCCTGACCGATATCCAGCAGGCGTACTGGTTTGGCCGTGAAGCCACGGTCAGCCTCGGCGGCGTCAGCGCTCACGGCTACGAAGAACTGCGCATCCCCGATTTCGACGCTGGCCGCTTCGAGCAGGCGCTGAATCGCATGATCCAGCGCCACGACATGCTGCGCGTGGTGTTCCTGAGCGACGGCACGCAGCAGGTGCTGGAACAAGTGCCGAGCTACTGCATGCCGCGTAGCGATCTGCGCGGCTTGCCCGCCGACATCGCGCAGCGCACCCTCGAAGCGACCCGCGAACGCCAGTCGCATCAGGTGCTGGACGCCAGTCGTTGGCCGCTGTTCGAGTTCAGCCTGTCGCTGCTCGATGACGGCATCACCCATTTGCACATCAGCCTCGATGCGTTGATCGTCGATGCGGCGAGTACGCAGATTCTGGCCCGCGAGCTGATGGCGTTCTACGTCGATCCGGCGCTGGTCCTGCCCGAGCCGGGCCTGACGTTTCGTGACTATGTGCTGGCCGAACATCAGTTGCGCAGCGGCAGCCGCTACGAGCAGGCGCTGGGCTACTGGCGCGAGCGGGTCACCACCCTGGCACCGGCGCCGGACCTGCCGCTGGTGCGCCAGCCGGACAGTATTGCCAACCCGCACTTCACCCGCCGCGACCGCGACATGTCGGCAGCGCAATGGACGCAACTCAAGGCCGTGGCCAAACAGTTTGCGGTGACGCCGTCGGTGATGCTGCTGACCGCGTTCAGCGAAGTGCTGGCGCTGTGGAGCCGCACGCCACGTTTCACCCTGAGCTTGCCGCTGTTCAACCGCTTGCCGTTGCACCCGGACGTCGATGAAATCATCGGCGACTTCACCTCCCTGGTGCTGCTGGAAGTCAGCATTGCCGGCGCCAAGAGCTTCACCGACAAGGCCCGCGCGGTGCAGGCGCAGTTGTGGCAAGACATCGATCATTCGGTGGTCAGCGGCGTGCGCGTGCTGCGCGAATTGTCCCAGGCCCGGGGCGTGCAGCAGACAGCGATGCCGATCGTGTTCAACAGCACGCTGTCGGAGGCGGCGCCGGAACTGGCCGAATTCAACCTCGCGGATGCGCTGAACGCCAGGCACATGCACAGCATCACCCAGACCCCGCAGGTGTGGCTCGACCACACGTTGCTGGAGCTGGAAGGGCGACTGCTGTTCAACTGGGACAGCATCGACGAGCTGTTTCCCGACGGCATGATCGGGCAGATGTTCGACGCCTATAACGCGTTGCTCGATCGATTGGCGGACCCGGTGAGCTGGGGCGCCAGCACCCCGCAACTGTTGCCGTTGGCGCGCTTGCCGGCACCGGTCGACAGCCACGCCAGCTTGCCGTTGATGCATCAATTGTTCGAACGTCAGGCCCTGGCCATACCGGATGCGCTGGCGGTGATCGGTGCGCGACACCTGACTTACGCGCAACTGCGCGAAGAGGCACGGCAGCTCGGCGCCCGGCTTCAGGCCCAGGGTGTGGTGCCGAATCGGCTGGTTGCAGTGGTGATGGAGCGCGGCTGGGAACAGGTGGTGGCGACCCTGGCGATTCTGTATGCCGGTGGTGCCTACCTGCCGATCGACCCGACGCTGCCAGCGGAACGCATGCGCCATATTCTGCTGCGAGCCGAAGTGAGTCTGGCCCTGACCCAGCCGACGCTGCTCGGCAAGCTCGAATGGCCGGCGCAGGTCAACGCCATTGCCGTGATCGACGCGCCGACAGTCGATCACCTGCCGCTGCAACCGGTGCAGGTAACGCCTACCGACCTCGCGTATGTGATCTACACCTCCGGTTCCACCGGCCTGCCCAAGGGCGTGGTGATCGACCATCGTGGTGCGGTCAACACCTTGCTCGACATCAACCGGCGCTTTGCCGTCGGCCCGACGGACCGGGTGCTGGCGATTTCGTCGCTGAGTTTCGACCTGTCGGTCTATGACTTCTTTGGCACGTTGGCGGTGGGGGCGGCGGTGGTGATGCTCGAACCGCAACTGGCGCTCGATCCGGCGCACTGGATGGCGTTGATCGAACGTCATCAGGTGAGCCTGTGGAACTCGGTGCCGGCGCTGCTTGGCATGCTGCTCGAATACGTGGAGGGCGAGGGCGGCCAGCTACCGGCCTGTCTGCGCCTAGCCATGCTCTCCGGCGACTGGATTCCCCTGACCCTGCCGGAACGTGTCTGGACCTTGCAGCCGCATTTGCAACTGATCAGCCTCGGCGGCGCCACCGAAGCCTCGATCTGGTCGATCTGCTACCCGGTGCAAACAGTCGATCCGGCGTGGCGCAGCATCCCCTATGGCAAGGCCCTCGATCACCAGCGCTTCTACGTGCTGGACGAAGCGCTGCAAGTGCGCCCGACCTGGGTCGCGGGGCAGTTGTACATCGGCGGCATCGGCCTGGCCCAAGGCTACTGGCGTGATGAAACCCTGAGCGCCGGCAGTTTTTTCGCCCACCCGCTGACTGGCGAACGCCTGTACCGCACCGGCGATCTGGGGCGGTTGCTGCCCGATGGCAACATCGAATTCCTGGGCCGCGAAGACAATCAGGTCAAGGTCCAGGGCTATCGCATCGAGTTGGGCGAAATCGAAGCTGCGCTCAATCGCCATCCGGGGGTGCAAAGCGCCGTGGTGCGCATCCTTGGCAGCACCCTGGGGGAAAAACGCCTGGCCGGTTATGTGCTCAAGGCCGACCCGGCGTTGCAGGCCAGCGATTTCACCGAGTACCTGGCGGACAAACTGCCGGCGTACATGCTGCCGTCCTCGTTCACCTTCGTCGAAGCCTGGCCGTTGTCGTCCAATGGCAAGGTCGACAAGAAGCGCTTGCCGGAGCCGTCGCCGGTGCAGGCATCCGGCCCGGCACTGGTGGTCGAAGGCGCGCAGGAACAGCAACTGGTGGAGATTGTGCAGGGCGTGCTCAAACACGATTCAATTGCCGGCAACGCCAACCTGCTGAACCTCGGCGCCACTTCAATCGACATCGTCAGGATCAGTAACGCGTTGTCCGGCGCCCTGCAGTTCCGTCCGCACGTGGCGCAACTGCTGGCGCAGCCGACCTTGCTGCACTTGCTGGGCATGTACCGCCAGAGCCTGGCGCATCAGGATCTGGTCAGCAGCGCGCAGCAGCGGGCGAGCAGCCCTGAAGAAGTGATCGAGGATCCGCAACAGCGGGCGCAGTTCAAGGCCGAGCAGCGTGGGCGTCGTACGTTTGCACCCACGGTGCCGGTGCTCGAATTGACCGTGCCGCAAGCCCCGGCATTCGCCCGGCGTTTCAGCGACTACCGCTCGGTGCGCCAGTACGGCGCGCAGCCGATTGCAACCCAGGCCTTCACCGAGCTGCTCGCCGCGCTGGCGCAAGGGCATCTGGACGGGGAAGTGAAATACCAGTTCCCGTCGGCGGGCGGGCTGTACCCGATTCAGGCGTACGTGTACGTCAAGCCGGGCCGGGTGGCGGGCGTGCCCGGTGGTGCCTGGTACTACGACCCGCGCCAGCACCGTTTGCTGGCCACGGGCAGTGGTCTGCTCGACCCGGACAGCTATGACTACTTCGTCAATCGCCCGGTGTACGAAAACGCCGCGTTTTCGCTGTTTTTCATCGCTGACATGGCGGCGATCCGCCCGCTGTACGGCGAACGCAGTCGCGACTTCTGCCACATCGAAGCCGGCGCCATGGCGCAGCTGCTGACCATGACCGCCGTCGAGCAAGGCCTTGGCCTGTGCGGCGTGGGGTCGATCGAGGAGCAGCAGTTGCCGGCGCTGTTCGACTTGGGGCCCAGCCATCAGTTGATCTACTCGATGGTCGGTGGCCTGCGCACCGCCGATGAGCAACACCGCACCCGGATCGAAGCTTTTACCCCGGACGAGTCTGCCGACGACAGCGACATGGAGGAGATTGAAGTATGA